A stretch of Arctopsyche grandis isolate Sample6627 chromosome 9, ASM5162203v2, whole genome shotgun sequence DNA encodes these proteins:
- the LOC143917318 gene encoding uncharacterized protein LOC143917318: MNTFLFSILPVFCADSSDRGNVLKSLPVEIVCLIFRMLDGRSLYTASTADSYFAEIIKGDRTLRRKLRRHINIAKLDPLNVKRLETTNGKRKRKFDEPIKKANFSAKTFSANGVQERPAKRQRLDDIICNVNKKMKLYRF, from the exons atgaatACCTTTTTGTTTTCGATTCTGCCAGTTTTCTGCGCGGATTCATCCGACCGGGGGAATGTGCTTAAAAGCCTCCCCGTTGAGATCGTTTGCCTCATCTTCAg AATGCTCGACGGACGATCTTTGTATACTGCTTCGACTGCTGATTCGTACTTTGCTGAAATCATCAAAGGCGATCGTACACTCCGAAGAAAATTGAGACGACACATCAACATCGCAAAACTTGACCCTTTAAACGTGAAACGTTTAGAGACGACAAATGGAAAGAGGAAGCGGAAATTTGACGAACCTATCAAAAAGGCTAATTTCTCTGCCAAGACTTTTTCCGCCAATGGAGTCCAAGAACGACCTGCAAAACGCCAAAGATTAGACGATATAATTTGTAATGTTAATAAGAAAATGAAATTGTACCGATTTTGA